In Candidatus Sedimenticola sp. (ex Thyasira tokunagai), the following proteins share a genomic window:
- a CDS encoding TIGR03757 family integrating conjugative element protein — protein MNFSQFIATAFAALFSINMAHADSLLQETLFVEVFSTTDYEVQGEPVSGTKEILQKIDVHIYELDGIRRFEAQLSNKLPTDTNRSKHIALQRIQQLDEQATAAIQNAAVGLAKAMQYRVDRYPAIVFDGEVVVYGLTDLSAALDHYQKWLVGARP, from the coding sequence ATGAACTTCTCCCAATTCATAGCAACAGCGTTTGCGGCCTTATTTAGTATCAACATGGCGCATGCTGACTCTTTGCTCCAGGAAACCTTGTTTGTAGAGGTCTTTTCCACAACTGACTATGAGGTCCAGGGAGAACCGGTATCTGGCACCAAAGAAATACTTCAGAAGATTGATGTTCATATCTATGAACTGGATGGCATTCGGCGCTTTGAGGCACAGCTGTCCAATAAACTTCCCACAGACACGAACAGGTCCAAACATATAGCCTTGCAGCGCATCCAGCAGTTGGATGAGCAGGCAACGGCAGCTATTCAGAATGCGGCGGTCGGCCTGGCAAAGGCCATGCAATACAGAGTCGATCGTTATCCCGCCATTGTGTTTGATGGCGAGGTGGTGGTCTACGGTCTGACTGATCTGAGCGCCGCACTCGATCATTACCAGAAGTGGCTTGTGGGAGCTCGACCATGA
- a CDS encoding Mov34/MPN/PAD-1 family protein, with the protein MPSLSELIYHHKTRLILIEEEVVTTLSSWCQIGRQPEAGGILVGYRRTPHIHVTACTTPFPKDKRSRFEFLRRDPKHILLARRYWQESNGKAYYLGDWHTHPVSIPMPSLLDRKEWQRLMKTSLGPELLFVIVGKKQWHVQLKDMPVKRTG; encoded by the coding sequence ATGCCCAGCTTGTCAGAGTTGATATACCACCATAAAACACGACTTATCTTAATAGAGGAAGAGGTGGTTACTACCCTAAGTAGCTGGTGTCAAATTGGGAGGCAGCCAGAGGCAGGAGGGATTCTTGTCGGGTATCGTCGAACACCCCATATACATGTTACTGCCTGTACAACACCTTTCCCGAAGGATAAGAGATCTAGGTTTGAATTCTTGCGGCGTGACCCGAAGCATATATTGCTTGCCCGCAGATACTGGCAGGAAAGTAATGGAAAAGCCTATTATTTAGGGGACTGGCACACGCATCCTGTGAGCATACCAATGCCATCATTGCTTGATCGAAAAGAATGGCAAAGGTTGATGAAAACATCGTTAGGACCAGAATTACTTTTTGTTATCGTCGGGAAAAAACAATGGCATGTTCAATTGAAAGATATGCCAGTCAAAAGAACTGGATAG
- a CDS encoding ThiF family adenylyltransferase: MSQNLSRGSDTLESGHSIKYNRLEYQSPTGTTHKQLVVGTDEEIEAYRKWRNGKLMVLENRSALWININTTALLPEKGPWPPQNFRAFHEWLKSVSPAADQSLQKGLGTKVGAQSPLLVVLNTRGGFVSIEAVLPESLSTLTRHPSRFRKQLLMDKGRFGTKFIRGFLDDFSPKFLTTRNLPGSGLSGKRIVVVGLGTIGGYLSRLLVQSGAGQGSGQLILYDEQILSTGNIGRHYLDGSYLYENKAEACRHKLSEEYPTAQILARKKHFEHINDMRQVDFIIDATGREPFSLSLNSQAIQRHHANLPCPPILYIWIDGNGYCGRTLYYDGSGGCYRCLQDLSGKDRFEPLKSMKDLVPMSNQCSESYIPYPPSASVQTAGMGLEAVLDWVNGSPGAFFRSRRFHKKARKHKDHRLTPQEGCPACQS, from the coding sequence ATGTCCCAAAATCTTTCACGAGGTAGCGACACGCTTGAGTCTGGCCATTCCATCAAATACAATAGACTCGAATATCAAAGTCCAACGGGAACAACCCACAAACAATTAGTGGTAGGCACTGACGAGGAGATTGAGGCTTACAGAAAATGGCGTAACGGAAAATTAATGGTATTAGAGAATCGCAGCGCTTTGTGGATTAATATTAACACCACAGCGCTTTTACCAGAGAAGGGGCCGTGGCCGCCACAGAATTTTCGCGCTTTTCATGAATGGTTGAAATCTGTTTCTCCTGCCGCTGATCAGAGTCTCCAGAAAGGATTAGGGACAAAAGTAGGTGCACAATCACCCTTGCTGGTTGTGCTTAATACCCGAGGAGGTTTTGTCAGTATTGAGGCAGTATTGCCAGAGAGCCTATCCACGCTGACAAGGCACCCAAGTCGCTTTCGCAAACAGTTGTTGATGGATAAAGGGCGATTTGGGACGAAATTTATTCGAGGCTTTCTTGACGATTTCAGTCCGAAATTCTTAACAACACGAAATCTCCCGGGCTCAGGATTATCAGGAAAGCGTATAGTCGTGGTGGGTTTAGGAACGATTGGAGGTTATCTATCTCGGCTGCTGGTTCAATCTGGTGCTGGGCAAGGTTCTGGTCAATTGATCCTGTATGACGAACAGATTCTATCAACCGGTAATATCGGGCGTCATTACCTTGATGGATCGTACCTTTATGAGAATAAGGCAGAAGCCTGCCGACATAAGTTGTCGGAAGAATATCCAACAGCTCAAATACTGGCTCGAAAAAAACATTTTGAGCATATCAATGATATGCGCCAGGTAGACTTCATTATTGATGCCACCGGGCGAGAGCCGTTTTCACTTTCCCTGAATTCTCAGGCAATACAGCGCCATCATGCCAATCTGCCTTGCCCCCCAATACTGTATATTTGGATAGATGGCAATGGATACTGTGGAAGGACACTCTATTATGATGGCTCAGGTGGTTGCTACCGTTGTCTTCAAGATTTATCTGGAAAAGACAGATTCGAACCCCTCAAGTCAATGAAAGACCTTGTGCCCATGAGCAATCAATGTAGCGAGTCGTATATTCCTTATCCGCCAAGTGCTTCGGTCCAAACCGCTGGAATGGGATTGGAAGCAGTATTAGATTGGGTAAATGGTAGTCCAGGGGCTTTTTTTAGAAGCCGCCGCTTCCACAAAAAAGCACGTAAACACAAGGATCATCGGCTTACACCACAAGAAGGATGCCCAGCTTGTCAGAGTTGA
- a CDS encoding E2/UBC family protein, with translation MLTSDLVVHDVHRWLLSQGFVHVTEETRCYAYDGSIQCNHVEVPIRLSFLDLVFHELPDIHLREPRPEKLCHPLPHVDHQGKLCYLDMESYRLDPYQPTKTIVTLLEQARRVLIGSLSGANSDDVGYEFRLYWDASDCGVVLSNHPLISHGRLKAEAISPR, from the coding sequence GTGCTCACGTCGGACTTAGTAGTGCACGATGTACATCGATGGTTGCTTAGTCAGGGATTCGTACATGTCACGGAGGAAACCCGGTGCTATGCATATGACGGTTCTATTCAGTGCAACCATGTTGAAGTACCGATTCGACTTTCATTTCTAGATCTGGTTTTTCATGAGCTTCCTGACATCCACCTTCGGGAGCCACGGCCAGAGAAGCTATGCCACCCACTACCTCACGTAGATCATCAAGGGAAGCTTTGTTACCTTGATATGGAAAGCTATCGTCTAGATCCCTATCAACCTACAAAAACCATTGTGACCCTGTTAGAACAGGCGCGCCGGGTACTTATCGGTAGTCTGTCTGGTGCGAATAGTGATGATGTGGGGTACGAGTTTCGCTTATATTGGGATGCCAGTGATTGTGGTGTGGTGCTATCCAATCATCCGCTGATCAGCCATGGAAGGCTGAAAGCCGAGGCGATTAGTCCCCGATAG
- a CDS encoding CBASS cGAMP synthase, whose product MYNTSPLLYKHIHTDRFINNISISSGQDDLLLAARKKIRQTIRAAFAEARAYLKGVAGIQERDIEWISNIKPKFMTQGSYAYKTINSPCHPTQEIDLDDGIYLPMSIMRSAPEANKDWFFKIIDGALKKLAHQEGWVFTDEKDTCSRLIIPNRQAHIDIPLYAVPDQRHENMTEALAALKVENRQLSEIIYRGDIKSALPYLLDEDEVYLATRSNGWQQSDPLLIANWFRRQIDIRGQESGRRLRRICRFLKSWRDFVWENGGPSSLTLMICAAEAYPEDDRGRDDYALVEVAKTLPQQLRGSVKNPATTKEEIVYPRGDMNTEEIATAASNLVAALESALSGAVDKGRVIQSFVGQFGDRIPRKPECIEEVGSAEIVRATPAVTVKPDPIPNARSG is encoded by the coding sequence ATGTACAACACCAGCCCATTACTATACAAACATATACATACTGATCGCTTTATCAACAATATTTCGATATCAAGTGGGCAAGATGATCTGTTACTCGCAGCTCGGAAAAAGATTCGACAAACTATCCGGGCAGCATTTGCTGAAGCGAGAGCGTATCTCAAGGGCGTAGCGGGAATTCAAGAGCGAGATATTGAATGGATTTCTAATATCAAACCAAAATTTATGACCCAAGGATCTTATGCATATAAAACAATCAACTCACCGTGCCATCCAACACAAGAAATTGATCTTGATGATGGGATCTACCTACCTATGTCAATCATGCGATCTGCGCCAGAAGCGAATAAGGACTGGTTTTTTAAGATCATCGATGGTGCACTGAAAAAACTGGCTCACCAGGAAGGATGGGTGTTTACGGATGAAAAAGATACTTGTTCCAGACTCATCATCCCCAACCGTCAAGCACACATTGATATCCCTCTATATGCCGTTCCAGATCAACGTCATGAGAATATGACCGAAGCGCTTGCGGCATTGAAGGTAGAGAATCGCCAACTCAGTGAAATTATCTACCGAGGGGATATAAAATCAGCTCTCCCCTATTTGCTGGATGAAGATGAAGTATACCTTGCTACGCGTTCTAACGGATGGCAGCAGTCTGACCCTCTGTTAATTGCAAATTGGTTTAGGCGACAAATAGATATAAGGGGGCAAGAAAGCGGAAGGCGCTTGCGTCGGATTTGCCGCTTTCTTAAATCCTGGAGAGATTTTGTCTGGGAGAATGGTGGTCCCTCATCATTGACATTGATGATTTGTGCAGCAGAAGCCTATCCAGAAGATGATCGTGGACGTGATGACTATGCATTGGTTGAAGTAGCCAAGACTCTGCCACAGCAGCTTCGAGGTAGCGTAAAAAACCCTGCGACAACTAAAGAAGAGATAGTCTACCCTCGTGGTGACATGAATACGGAAGAGATTGCCACTGCGGCATCCAATTTGGTTGCCGCACTGGAATCCGCGTTAAGTGGTGCCGTTGACAAGGGGCGAGTGATACAATCGTTTGTGGGACAGTTTGGCGACCGAATTCCGAGAAAACCCGAATGTATTGAAGAGGTAGGAAGTGCCGAGATTGTTCGAGCAACACCAGCAGTAACCGTGAAACCGGATCCTATACCCAATGCAAGATCAGGGTAA
- a CDS encoding CBASS cGAMP-activated phospholipase produces the protein MTLGSVQTNKEPFHILALSGGGYKGLYTAQVISQIEERTGKLFGSHFDLICGTSVGGLIALALATREISASTVVEVLQAAGPRIFFPVEMPERKLAGLKAMGRVELDKTIYKKSGFTLDRGVTAAKHDSAPLKNALKAIFGDRKIGDLKTRILIPAANWTKGGPQFFKTPHNSRFTLDEERTLVDVAMATSAAPIYLPNYEFEHQVYVDGGIVGNAPGIFGVHEAEHAIDAGVEKDIRLLSIGALSSKTTADQSEDLNKGLVQWNSRIFDFMMACQEQTSNFMMKQKLGDQYHMIDVSISADQDKVVALDKADEGATKTLLGLANMTFQEEIAKPPLNTHLNHQTPDLDFKSHKEL, from the coding sequence ATGACGCTTGGTTCAGTACAAACAAACAAGGAGCCATTCCATATCCTTGCGCTTTCAGGGGGGGGATATAAGGGACTCTACACTGCTCAGGTTATTTCACAGATCGAAGAGCGAACTGGAAAGCTTTTCGGCTCTCATTTTGACCTTATCTGTGGAACAAGCGTTGGGGGTCTCATTGCCCTAGCTTTAGCCACGAGGGAAATTTCGGCATCCACTGTCGTTGAGGTATTGCAGGCAGCTGGTCCCAGAATCTTTTTCCCGGTTGAAATGCCTGAACGGAAGCTGGCCGGACTAAAAGCAATGGGTAGAGTAGAACTAGATAAAACGATATATAAAAAGTCGGGTTTTACTCTGGATCGAGGTGTCACGGCAGCTAAACACGACAGTGCACCATTGAAAAATGCTTTAAAAGCGATATTTGGTGATCGGAAGATTGGGGACCTAAAAACCCGCATATTAATTCCGGCTGCCAACTGGACAAAAGGTGGCCCCCAGTTTTTCAAAACCCCACATAATTCAAGATTTACACTGGATGAGGAGCGCACGTTGGTTGACGTGGCCATGGCTACCAGTGCAGCACCAATTTATCTCCCCAACTACGAGTTTGAGCATCAGGTGTATGTCGATGGTGGCATCGTAGGTAATGCCCCTGGGATCTTTGGTGTTCATGAGGCCGAGCATGCTATTGACGCGGGTGTGGAAAAAGACATCCGCTTACTTTCTATCGGGGCGCTTTCATCCAAGACCACAGCAGATCAGAGCGAGGATCTGAATAAAGGTCTGGTTCAGTGGAACTCTCGGATTTTTGATTTCATGATGGCTTGTCAGGAACAGACCTCGAATTTCATGATGAAACAAAAGTTGGGTGATCAATATCACATGATTGATGTATCAATCAGCGCAGATCAGGATAAGGTGGTTGCTCTAGACAAGGCAGACGAGGGCGCCACAAAAACTCTACTAGGTCTGGCGAATATGACGTTCCAGGAAGAAATCGCAAAACCGCCACTTAATACCCACTTGAACCACCAAACTCCTGACCTTGATTTTAAATCACATAAGGAATTGTAA
- a CDS encoding conjugative transfer ATPase — protein MKQRSPASRPEDQVGESPVTTRQVKQLYERPPSFTDLLPWMEYNPASRTFLLEDGISVGALFELTPAGTEARTPEFMTQLRDAIQTALTDAIPEEDDSPWILQVYVQDEPSLQSFQKEVAAYAQPSVRDTAYTRHFQQTLSDHLAQITRPGGLFEDTAVTGTRWRGQVRRVRATLYRRLKPTGRLPSAVEVEEALNDVATKWVASLASAGIRVRRSTGEDLYEWLLKWFNPKPEIAGGDPDKLLEIAPYPGDEELPFGHDLAERLTLTMPRSENASATWWFDDLPHTLITIQGLRRAPEVGHMTAERQAGDHVFSLFDRFPEHSVMVLTLTARPQDFTRNHIAQVKRAAVGDSAEAELTKEDAEAVEREMARGNKLYPLSIAFYVRGNDLKTLRTNVNQLNALLLPNGLQPILQEADLLALDSYLRNLPMAYDASLDKSSRRSRLVFSSHTANLLPLYGRSKGTGHPGLVFFNRGAEPLVFDPLHRADRKKNAHMLILGPTGAGKSATLVYLLQQMAAMYRPRIFIIEAGGSFSLLGQQFQAHGLAVNHVTLNPNTNVSLPPFADALRVLQKERQHYLREDPDTLADDDELDEEGTGRDVLGEMEIAARIMITGGDEREDARMTRADRLLIRNAIFMAAKTVKEAGRDQVLTQDVVAALQSIGQDASMPDHRRNRAIEMGDGMALFCSGLAGHFFNRPGTPWPEADVTILEMGILAREGYEDQLTVAYISMMSHINDLVERQQHDARPTLVVTDEGHIITTNPLLARYVVKITKMWRKLGAWFWIATQNLEDFPDASRKMLNMMEWWLCLVMPKEEVEQIARFKDLTDVQRSLLLSARKEPGKYVEGVVLSDNLEALFRNVPPPLSLALAMTEKHEKAERAAIMKKQRCSELEAVHVMAECIAENRGG, from the coding sequence ATGAAGCAGAGGTCGCCGGCCTCCAGGCCGGAGGATCAGGTTGGAGAGTCGCCGGTGACCACTCGACAGGTCAAGCAACTGTATGAACGCCCACCGTCGTTTACCGATCTCCTCCCATGGATGGAATACAACCCGGCGAGCCGCACCTTTCTACTGGAGGACGGGATCAGTGTCGGCGCCCTGTTTGAACTGACCCCGGCCGGTACCGAAGCACGTACCCCCGAGTTCATGACCCAGTTACGTGATGCCATCCAGACCGCGCTGACCGATGCCATCCCCGAAGAGGACGACTCCCCGTGGATATTGCAGGTCTACGTCCAGGACGAACCGAGCCTGCAGAGCTTCCAGAAGGAGGTTGCAGCGTATGCACAGCCCAGCGTACGCGACACGGCCTATACTCGACACTTTCAGCAAACCCTGTCAGACCATCTCGCACAGATCACGCGTCCCGGTGGTCTGTTTGAGGATACCGCCGTCACCGGAACCCGTTGGCGGGGCCAGGTCCGGCGCGTGCGGGCAACCCTGTATCGGCGCTTGAAACCCACTGGCCGGCTGCCGTCAGCCGTCGAGGTTGAAGAGGCACTGAACGATGTGGCCACCAAGTGGGTCGCCTCACTGGCCTCGGCCGGGATACGAGTGCGACGCAGCACAGGTGAGGATCTATACGAGTGGTTGCTCAAGTGGTTCAATCCAAAACCAGAGATTGCCGGCGGTGATCCAGACAAGCTGCTGGAGATTGCTCCCTATCCGGGCGACGAAGAGCTGCCGTTTGGCCATGATCTTGCCGAGCGGCTGACGCTCACCATGCCACGCTCGGAAAACGCCTCAGCCACCTGGTGGTTCGATGACCTGCCGCATACCCTCATCACCATCCAGGGTCTGCGCCGGGCGCCAGAAGTGGGACACATGACCGCGGAGCGCCAGGCGGGCGATCATGTCTTCTCGCTCTTCGACCGATTTCCGGAGCACAGCGTGATGGTATTGACCTTGACGGCCAGGCCCCAGGACTTCACGCGCAACCACATCGCCCAGGTTAAACGTGCCGCGGTGGGAGATTCCGCGGAGGCCGAACTCACCAAGGAAGACGCCGAGGCCGTTGAGCGGGAGATGGCGCGGGGCAACAAGCTCTATCCGCTTAGTATCGCCTTCTATGTGCGCGGCAATGATTTGAAGACACTGCGTACCAACGTCAACCAGCTGAATGCCTTGCTGCTGCCCAACGGGCTGCAGCCGATTCTGCAGGAAGCCGACCTGCTGGCTCTCGACAGTTATCTCCGCAACCTGCCCATGGCCTACGATGCGTCATTGGACAAGTCCAGTAGGCGGTCACGACTGGTATTCTCCAGCCACACAGCCAATCTGTTGCCCCTGTATGGCCGCTCGAAAGGCACCGGCCACCCGGGCTTGGTCTTTTTCAACCGGGGTGCCGAACCCCTAGTATTCGATCCCTTGCATCGGGCCGACCGGAAAAAGAACGCCCACATGCTCATCCTTGGACCCACGGGTGCCGGTAAGTCGGCGACTCTGGTCTACCTGCTGCAACAAATGGCCGCCATGTACCGCCCGCGCATCTTCATCATTGAGGCTGGCGGTTCATTCTCGCTGCTGGGTCAGCAGTTCCAGGCTCATGGACTGGCAGTCAATCATGTCACACTAAACCCGAACACGAATGTGAGCCTACCACCGTTTGCCGATGCCCTGCGCGTGTTGCAGAAGGAGCGCCAGCACTACTTGCGCGAGGATCCGGATACCTTGGCCGATGACGACGAGTTGGACGAGGAGGGAACAGGACGTGATGTATTAGGCGAGATGGAGATTGCTGCCCGAATCATGATCACCGGCGGCGATGAGCGTGAAGATGCGCGCATGACCCGGGCTGATCGGCTACTCATCCGCAATGCCATCTTTATGGCCGCCAAAACAGTCAAAGAGGCAGGCCGGGATCAGGTGCTTACTCAGGACGTGGTAGCTGCGCTCCAGAGTATCGGTCAAGATGCCAGCATGCCAGATCATCGGCGCAACCGGGCCATTGAGATGGGGGATGGCATGGCGCTCTTTTGCTCCGGTTTGGCCGGGCATTTCTTCAACCGGCCCGGTACCCCATGGCCGGAGGCGGACGTAACTATCCTGGAGATGGGGATCCTCGCTCGGGAGGGTTACGAGGACCAGCTTACCGTGGCCTATATTTCCATGATGAGCCATATCAACGATCTGGTAGAACGACAACAGCACGATGCCAGACCCACTCTGGTCGTAACCGACGAAGGTCACATCATCACCACAAATCCGCTGCTGGCCCGCTATGTCGTCAAGATCACCAAGATGTGGCGCAAGCTCGGCGCCTGGTTCTGGATCGCCACCCAGAACCTTGAAGACTTCCCCGATGCCAGCCGCAAGATGCTCAACATGATGGAGTGGTGGCTGTGCCTGGTGATGCCCAAGGAGGAGGTGGAACAGATTGCACGCTTCAAGGATTTGACCGATGTGCAGCGTAGTCTATTGCTCTCGGCGCGCAAGGAGCCGGGTAAATACGTCGAGGGCGTGGTGCTCTCGGACAACCTGGAAGCCCTGTTTCGTAACGTACCACCACCCCTGTCACTAGCGCTTGCTATGACCGAGAAGCATGAGAAGGCGGAGCGTGCGGCCATTATGAAGAAACAGCGCTGTTCTGAGCTGGAGGCCGTGCATGTAATGGCAGAGTGCATCGCAGAGAACCGCGGTGGTTAA
- a CDS encoding TIGR03751 family conjugal transfer lipoprotein: MNHPSTLISALGLISLVLAGCASTKDAVLPQDGPSMKAIYEDHVQEMNARDPQVIRHELGNRPILTGEAALQGYTRDAFNEIDVLFPRLPNPTLVMYVFPHLAGEAHAPVPGYATAFPMYEQVEYALPGEVSDQPIGKNR; this comes from the coding sequence ATGAACCATCCATCGACCCTTATCTCCGCACTCGGCTTGATTAGTCTGGTACTGGCCGGCTGCGCCAGCACCAAGGATGCCGTGCTACCCCAGGACGGCCCTTCGATGAAGGCCATCTATGAGGACCATGTGCAGGAGATGAATGCACGCGATCCGCAGGTTATTCGCCATGAGTTGGGAAACCGTCCCATCCTGACGGGTGAGGCGGCCCTGCAGGGCTATACACGGGATGCCTTCAACGAGATCGATGTCCTCTTTCCGCGCCTGCCGAACCCGACGCTGGTGATGTACGTGTTCCCGCATCTGGCCGGTGAAGCGCATGCGCCAGTACCCGGTTATGCAACAGCGTTTCCGATGTACGAGCAGGTGGAATACGCCTTGCCTGGAGAGGTTTCTGACCAGCCAATTGGTAAGAATCGGTGA
- a CDS encoding TIGR03752 family integrating conjugative element protein, translating to MAIATSNRLLPLLAGAVVLMLAFVTLKSCTGEQEDALVMEAVPQAPAPDADSPADTIKTLTANVAAMTAEVQALRKDNDQLRKGNRDLLANRHQIEENVTTRVKRELLSREKDLDARNRIDSGVLSSLTARVDALSQSFSRSDPAQGSSDIPVGLGLDGVGKGAVPAGSLIWIDPLDALDSDAAPLGTNRLLHRVGQSTGGALESARKKTSNLTPSLNTVRPVYTVPRNATLIGSTAMTALVGRVPVQGQVRDPMPFKIITGADNLAANGQTIPGVQGMVWSGTAIGDWTLSCVTGRLDSVTFVFEDGTIRTISGDDRGNQGGGAQKPLGWISDEQGIPCITGERKTNAPAFLTQRIGVMAIQAAAEAAASAETTSIVSDAGSVTSSVTGDTGTFVLGKTISGGSEEVAKWLQERQSQSFDAVFVPAGTRIAIHVDRELPIDLDTTGRKLTHEPSIDPYLRTRLD from the coding sequence ATGGCCATTGCAACCTCTAATCGACTCCTGCCCCTGCTTGCTGGCGCCGTGGTGTTGATGCTGGCCTTCGTCACCCTGAAATCCTGCACTGGAGAACAGGAAGATGCGCTTGTCATGGAGGCCGTGCCTCAGGCACCGGCTCCGGATGCGGACAGTCCCGCTGACACCATCAAGACCTTGACGGCCAACGTCGCCGCCATGACCGCGGAAGTACAGGCGTTACGCAAGGACAATGATCAGCTTCGCAAGGGAAATCGTGATCTGTTGGCCAACCGTCACCAGATCGAGGAGAACGTCACAACCCGGGTCAAGCGCGAGCTGCTCTCCCGTGAAAAAGACTTGGACGCACGCAACCGGATCGATTCCGGTGTGCTCTCATCACTGACAGCACGCGTGGATGCGCTTTCACAGTCATTCTCCCGGAGCGACCCTGCCCAGGGCAGTAGTGACATACCGGTGGGATTGGGCCTCGATGGTGTTGGGAAGGGTGCTGTACCAGCAGGCAGTCTGATCTGGATTGATCCGCTGGATGCTCTCGACAGTGATGCAGCACCCTTGGGTACAAATAGACTATTGCACCGTGTGGGTCAGTCCACCGGTGGTGCACTGGAATCAGCTCGTAAAAAGACCAGCAATCTTACGCCGTCGTTGAACACCGTCCGGCCCGTTTACACCGTACCGCGTAATGCCACACTCATCGGCTCGACCGCCATGACCGCTCTGGTCGGGCGCGTACCGGTGCAGGGACAGGTGCGTGACCCCATGCCTTTCAAGATAATCACAGGCGCGGACAACCTGGCCGCGAACGGTCAGACCATACCGGGTGTGCAGGGCATGGTGTGGAGCGGGACGGCCATCGGAGATTGGACACTCTCTTGTGTCACCGGCCGCCTCGACTCGGTCACCTTTGTCTTTGAAGACGGCACCATCCGCACCATCTCCGGCGATGATCGGGGCAACCAGGGCGGCGGTGCACAGAAGCCCCTCGGCTGGATTTCGGATGAACAGGGCATTCCCTGCATCACAGGAGAACGCAAGACCAATGCCCCGGCATTTCTTACCCAACGGATTGGCGTGATGGCCATCCAAGCCGCCGCGGAAGCGGCAGCGAGTGCCGAGACGACTTCGATCGTGAGTGACGCCGGCAGTGTGACCAGCAGTGTCACCGGCGATACCGGGACCTTCGTACTGGGCAAGACCATCTCAGGTGGCAGCGAAGAGGTCGCCAAATGGCTCCAGGAGCGCCAGTCCCAGAGCTTCGATGCGGTCTTCGTGCCAGCCGGCACCCGCATCGCTATTCATGTCGATCGGGAACTCCCCATCGATCTCGATACTACCGGCAGGAAACTGACCCATGAACCATCCATCGACCCTTATCTCCGCACTCGGCTTGATTAG
- a CDS encoding TIGR03749 family integrating conjugative element protein, whose amino-acid sequence MTLLSLQSLVHAETDTLERIEWKKAPIRLELAVGQEQRIEFPASVKVGVPVSVQGLLRTQSVNGTVYLLAHAPFGSNRLMVRELDSGRIYLFDVTAAEDGGVGHPIQIYVAGTSKTDKDRASASNDAGQVQPGYIQLTRFAAQQLYAPSRLVRDRPGIVRVPVARDPVDLLHGGTVQATPLVAWRTNGLYVTAVKLTNRTNQAQTLDPRDLRGTWLTASFQHHRLLPNGDEADTTAVYLISPRPFEVSH is encoded by the coding sequence GTGACTCTACTGTCGCTGCAGTCGCTGGTCCATGCCGAGACTGATACGCTTGAACGGATCGAGTGGAAGAAAGCGCCGATCCGACTGGAACTCGCGGTCGGTCAGGAACAGCGGATCGAATTCCCTGCCTCGGTGAAAGTGGGTGTGCCAGTATCCGTTCAGGGGCTACTGCGTACGCAGAGTGTCAACGGCACGGTCTATCTGTTGGCGCATGCACCCTTTGGGTCGAACCGGCTCATGGTGCGCGAACTCGATAGCGGGCGCATCTACCTGTTCGATGTCACGGCTGCCGAGGATGGTGGTGTAGGCCATCCTATTCAAATCTATGTCGCTGGTACCAGTAAGACGGATAAGGATCGCGCCTCTGCCAGTAATGATGCGGGACAGGTTCAGCCAGGCTATATCCAGCTGACCCGCTTTGCGGCCCAACAACTATATGCGCCGTCTCGTCTGGTCAGAGATCGCCCCGGTATTGTCCGAGTCCCCGTCGCACGTGATCCTGTCGATCTGCTCCATGGTGGCACGGTTCAAGCTACACCATTAGTGGCATGGCGCACCAACGGGCTTTATGTCACGGCAGTCAAACTCACCAACCGCACCAATCAAGCCCAGACTCTGGATCCGCGGGATCTGCGTGGTACTTGGTTGACCGCGTCCTTTCAGCATCACCGTCTGTTACCCAACGGCGATGAAGCCGACACCACGGCCGTCTATCTGATTTCGCCCCGACCGTTTGAAGTCTCGCACTAG